The following DNA comes from Kineococcus rhizosphaerae.
GTAGACCGAGACCGCCGGGCCCATGAGGGCGGCCGACATGACGACGGCGCCCCCCAGCCCGACCGCGCCGCCGCGCAGCCGGGTCTCGGAGGTGCCCGGGGCGGCCGCTGCCGCGGTGCTGCCCTCGTGACGTGCGGTGGGGGGTGGTTCGGACACGACGCCTCCTCGCGACATGCGCCCGGTCCGCGGAGCGCGTGACCGGCCGTCGTCAAGCTAGGGGAATCCGCGGGTACGGGCAACGCTCTGCGGGGCAAGGGGTTCCCGACGTGTCCTGCCGGCGGCGTGGACGCGGCGACGGGCGACGTTCCGTCGGGCCGGGCGCCGGTTTCGAGCGTTTCGTCGCTTCCGCTGCGCACCGGCGCACGTCACCGTCGCGCCGGTCGGGCCGGGCACCGTGGCCACCCGGGGCCGCGCCGGGGTGCGCGCCGTCGAGGTGGGTGCTCAGACCGCCGCGCGCAGCGGCCACCACGCCGGGACGAGCTGTGCGTAGGCGTCGAGGAAGGCCTCGGGCTCGCGCGGGCCCTCACCGGCCAGCCACGCCGACAGCGCCCCCACCGTGCCCTCGGCGACGTAGCGCGCCACGAGCTCCAGGTCGGCGACGGGGGGGTGCAGCGCCCCCCGGCGCGACAGCAGCAGGATCGAGGCGCGGAAGTGCTCGGACAGCAGGGTCCGCAGCGTCCCGTCGGCCGGGCTGCCCAGGCTGCGCAGGTAGACCGCCCGGTGCCGTTCGAGGTGCTCGAGGACCTCCACCACCGTGGAACGGACCGCGGCCTGCCAGTCGTGCTCGGCCGGGCCGGCCAGGTGCCGTTCGCGGGCGTCGTCGAGCTCGGCCCGCAGGACCGCACCCAGCAGGGCGGACGGGGAATCGCTGTGCTCGTAGAACGTCGAGCGGTGCACGCCTGCGGCACGGGCGATCTCGGCCACCGTCAGGGTTTCGGGGGAGCGCTCGGCCGCCAGGTCCAGCACGGCCGCCGACAGGCGCTCGAAACTGCGCTGCGCCCGGGCGTCCACGTCCAGCACCCTACCGCCGGGTGGGCCGACCCCGTCCCCGGCGCGGACGACGTGGTCGAAGCTTCAAGCACCCGGGGGCTCCGGCCTCGCCGGCCGCGACCGCTGAGTAAGGTCACCGCATGTCCACCGAGCAGACGTCCGAGGCGCCCTTCGTGGCGGTCCACGACGCCTGCAAGACCTACGGCAGCGGCCAGGGCGCCGTCCGGGCCCTCGCCCACGTCGACCTGCAGGTGCCCCGCGGCCGCTTCGTCAGCGTCATCGGCCCCTCCGGCTGCGGCAAGTCGACCCTGCTGCGCCTCGTCGCCGGCCTGGAGGAGCCCGACGGCGGCGCCGTGCGCATCTGCGGTCGCACCGCCGCGCAGGCCCGGGCCGCGAAGATGATCGGCTTCGTCCCGCAGGTACCCGCCCTGCTGCCGTGGCTCGACGTCCTGGACAACGTCCGCGTCCTGGAGAAGGTCAACCGTCCCGGGAACCGGCGCGAGTCCCGGCGCGGCCTGGCCTCCGACCCGGTCGCCCTGCTGACCCGCCTCGGGCTCGGCGACGTCCTGCACCGCCGTCCCCGGCAGCTGTCCGGCGGCATGCAGCAGCGCACGGCCCTGGCGCGCGCCTTCGCCCTCGAACCGCAGGTCCTGCTCATGGACGAGCCGTTCTCCGCCCTCGACGAGTTCACGCGCGAGTCCGCCCAGCTGCAGCTGCTCGACGTGTGGCAGGAACTGCGCACGACCGTCGTGTTCGTCACCCACTCCATCGCCGAGGCCGTGCTGCTGTCCGACACCGTCGTCGTCATGGCCGCCGCGCCCGGTCGCGTCGCGGGGGTCGTCGACATCGACCTGGACCGCCCCCGGCACCACGACCAGCTCGACACCGCGGCCATGCACGAGCACGAGCACCGCGTCCGCCAGCTCCTGGAGACGGCCTGGAACCCCCTGCGGGACGTGGTGTGAGGGGCGCGGCCGGGTTCTGGCGCCCGAGGTTCTGGCTCCCCACGGTCCTCGCGCTGCTCGTCGTCGCGCTGCTGTGGACGTGGGTCGCGCGGGACA
Coding sequences within:
- a CDS encoding ABC transporter ATP-binding protein, which encodes MSTEQTSEAPFVAVHDACKTYGSGQGAVRALAHVDLQVPRGRFVSVIGPSGCGKSTLLRLVAGLEEPDGGAVRICGRTAAQARAAKMIGFVPQVPALLPWLDVLDNVRVLEKVNRPGNRRESRRGLASDPVALLTRLGLGDVLHRRPRQLSGGMQQRTALARAFALEPQVLLMDEPFSALDEFTRESAQLQLLDVWQELRTTVVFVTHSIAEAVLLSDTVVVMAAAPGRVAGVVDIDLDRPRHHDQLDTAAMHEHEHRVRQLLETAWNPLRDVV
- a CDS encoding TetR/AcrR family transcriptional regulator, translating into MDARAQRSFERLSAAVLDLAAERSPETLTVAEIARAAGVHRSTFYEHSDSPSALLGAVLRAELDDARERHLAGPAEHDWQAAVRSTVVEVLEHLERHRAVYLRSLGSPADGTLRTLLSEHFRASILLLSRRGALHPPVADLELVARYVAEGTVGALSAWLAGEGPREPEAFLDAYAQLVPAWWPLRAAV